A genome region from Hymenobacter tibetensis includes the following:
- a CDS encoding SDR family NAD(P)-dependent oxidoreductase — translation MNTSKIALVTGGSRGLGKDMALKLAQQGIDVILTYRSQQAEAAAVVADITALGRRAVALPLDAAELRTFEAFFAEVTTVLADTFATDRFDFLINNAGTSLSAPISETTEGQFDEMLQVHFKGVYFLTQQALPLLRDGGRIINVSTVSARSSYAGFSAYASMKGAVEVFTRYLALELGSRGIAANVVAPGAVFGGGAMPDTPEMRAWVAQATALGRTAEPDDIGGIVAFLCTDAARWLNGQRLEVTGGIVL, via the coding sequence ATGAATACTTCCAAAATCGCGCTTGTAACCGGCGGTAGCCGGGGCCTGGGCAAAGACATGGCCCTCAAACTAGCCCAACAGGGCATCGACGTCATCCTCACGTACCGCAGCCAGCAAGCCGAAGCGGCGGCTGTGGTCGCCGACATCACAGCCTTGGGTCGCCGGGCCGTGGCCCTGCCCCTCGACGCAGCTGAACTGCGCACCTTCGAGGCGTTTTTCGCTGAAGTCACCACGGTGCTGGCCGATACCTTTGCTACCGACCGGTTCGACTTTCTCATCAACAACGCCGGCACCAGCCTGAGCGCCCCCATTAGTGAGACAACCGAGGGGCAGTTTGATGAGATGCTCCAGGTGCACTTCAAGGGCGTGTACTTCCTCACGCAACAGGCGCTGCCCCTGCTGCGCGACGGCGGCCGGATCATCAACGTTTCCACCGTGTCGGCGCGTAGTTCCTATGCGGGCTTTTCCGCCTATGCCAGCATGAAAGGAGCAGTGGAGGTCTTCACGCGTTACCTGGCGCTGGAGTTGGGTAGCCGAGGCATTGCGGCCAACGTAGTCGCCCCGGGCGCCGTCTTTGGGGGCGGAGCGATGCCGGATACACCCGAGATGCGCGCTTGGGTGGCCCAAGCCACGGCCCTGGGCCGCACGGCCGAGCCCGACGATATCGGCGGCATCGTCGCGTTCCTCTGCACCGATGCGGCCCGCTGGCTCAATGGCCAGCGCTTAGAGGTAACCGGGGGGATAGTGCTGTAA
- a CDS encoding LysM peptidoglycan-binding domain-containing protein, producing MKRILFALLCCLPLWAGAQSVPVPAELDFAGLHLRFTNGGQKAVQQKVDALRSHASSFQARVNLADAYFPIIDRVLQEEAVPLDFRYLAVQESGLQGDAQSIHDAVGYWQFKRETALDYGLVMTDVVDERKHIVASTHAAAKYLKRNNNPLHNWVNTLLSYNLGSGGVKSYTLPTDFDATEVEISEKTHPYILTMLAHKVAYEPAVGQNPKPPLTFQEFPAPAGFTLVNIAQTLQTDPAEMARHNRWLLTTTVPNDKIYTIIVPVVDAIQLTAIAAQQKNATSGQLLNKPETDPQNAEYVRVNGIRALIALPGDTKESLAKRANLKVRKFMQFNDLFAFDNLVPGQPYFVQKKRDKAASEYHVAQTGESVAAVSQKYGIRAKAIFSKNRMARNEELRPGRILWLQHTRPRDVAIEYADSKNSAALAAFERPASKPAAPPAPVATAPKKRQIDSTEPYRGKTSEASRVVEDAVEVTDSTLVTQGLVTQPDSATDAVTENLNELPAPSQPLETAATPAPATPRTVYGGQPAKNEPPVLAPATDSTDTLQTAEVEATPAPANTAVPKAVATAPAKPAPATPAAPKPVAPPAPVATKNPATTPPATTTIAPIPGNGLHVVQPREGLYAVARRYGLRPADLIAWNSLPDNPSLVVGQALRLTAPQATATTSAPAPVVPVPSVKPAGAAPAPTKPAAAAPVNEVATVRHTVAAGESMYAVSRKYGVTIKQIMEWNGKPDFNVRPGEVLLIKPAK from the coding sequence ATGAAACGTATTCTTTTTGCACTGCTGTGCTGCTTGCCACTGTGGGCCGGTGCCCAGAGTGTGCCGGTTCCGGCCGAGCTAGATTTCGCAGGCCTGCACCTGCGCTTCACCAACGGTGGCCAGAAAGCAGTGCAGCAAAAAGTGGATGCCTTACGCAGCCACGCTTCCTCGTTCCAAGCCCGCGTCAACCTCGCCGACGCCTACTTCCCTATCATTGACCGGGTATTGCAAGAAGAGGCCGTGCCGCTGGACTTCCGCTACTTGGCCGTGCAGGAAAGCGGCCTTCAAGGAGATGCGCAAAGCATTCATGACGCCGTTGGTTACTGGCAGTTCAAGCGCGAAACCGCTCTCGACTATGGACTGGTTATGACGGATGTAGTGGACGAGCGCAAGCATATTGTGGCCTCCACGCACGCAGCAGCCAAGTACCTGAAGCGCAACAACAACCCGCTGCACAACTGGGTTAACACGCTGTTGAGCTACAATTTGGGTTCGGGCGGGGTGAAGTCGTACACGCTACCTACTGATTTCGACGCTACGGAGGTGGAAATCTCCGAGAAAACCCACCCCTACATTCTGACCATGCTGGCGCATAAGGTGGCGTACGAGCCGGCCGTGGGTCAGAATCCGAAGCCGCCTCTCACTTTTCAGGAGTTTCCGGCACCAGCTGGCTTTACGCTGGTCAACATTGCTCAGACCCTGCAAACCGACCCTGCCGAAATGGCGCGCCACAACCGCTGGCTGCTGACCACCACCGTCCCGAACGATAAAATTTACACGATTATCGTTCCGGTAGTGGACGCTATTCAGCTTACGGCCATTGCGGCTCAGCAGAAGAATGCTACTTCCGGCCAGCTGCTTAACAAGCCCGAAACCGACCCCCAAAACGCCGAGTACGTGCGTGTTAACGGCATCCGCGCCCTGATAGCCCTGCCCGGTGACACCAAGGAAAGCCTGGCAAAGCGCGCCAACCTGAAGGTGCGCAAGTTCATGCAGTTCAATGACCTGTTTGCCTTCGACAACTTGGTGCCCGGCCAGCCGTACTTCGTGCAGAAAAAGCGCGACAAAGCAGCCAGCGAATACCACGTAGCCCAAACCGGCGAGAGTGTGGCTGCGGTGTCGCAGAAGTACGGCATCCGGGCCAAGGCTATTTTCAGCAAGAACCGTATGGCCCGCAACGAGGAGCTTCGGCCGGGCCGCATTCTGTGGTTGCAACACACCCGCCCCCGCGACGTGGCCATCGAATATGCTGATAGTAAGAACTCTGCTGCCTTGGCGGCCTTTGAACGCCCTGCTAGCAAGCCAGCTGCGCCGCCGGCACCCGTTGCAACAGCGCCCAAAAAGCGTCAGATTGATAGCACAGAGCCTTACCGGGGCAAAACCTCGGAAGCTTCCCGCGTAGTGGAAGACGCCGTAGAAGTAACTGACTCCACGTTGGTTACCCAGGGCCTCGTAACCCAACCTGACAGCGCCACGGACGCGGTGACTGAAAACCTCAACGAGCTTCCCGCTCCTTCGCAGCCCCTTGAAACCGCAGCTACGCCAGCACCGGCTACTCCCCGCACCGTGTATGGTGGTCAGCCAGCCAAGAACGAGCCCCCCGTGCTTGCTCCCGCAACAGACAGCACCGACACGCTGCAAACAGCTGAGGTGGAGGCAACTCCTGCCCCTGCTAACACAGCAGTTCCCAAGGCTGTGGCAACGGCACCTGCAAAGCCCGCACCCGCTACACCCGCTGCCCCCAAACCCGTTGCCCCTCCTGCTCCGGTAGCGACAAAGAATCCAGCAACCACTCCACCTGCTACAACCACAATAGCGCCTATTCCAGGCAATGGCTTACACGTGGTGCAGCCACGCGAGGGGTTGTACGCCGTGGCCCGCCGCTATGGTCTGCGCCCCGCCGACCTGATTGCGTGGAACAGCCTTCCTGATAACCCTTCCCTGGTCGTGGGTCAGGCGTTGCGCCTTACTGCGCCACAAGCCACTGCTACCACTTCGGCACCGGCACCGGTAGTACCAGTTCCCTCGGTTAAGCCAGCGGGTGCAGCGCCAGCCCCCACAAAACCAGCCGCCGCCGCGCCCGTCAACGAGGTAGCCACGGTCCGCCATACGGTAGCGGCTGGCGAGTCGATGTACGCCGTTTCGCGCAAGTACGGCGTCACTATCAAGCAGATAATGGAGTGGAATGGCAAGCCTGACTTCAACGTGCGGCCTGGCGAAGTCCTCCTTATCAAGCCGGCCAAGTAG
- a CDS encoding fatty acid desaturase family protein: MKHLAPLTDPVYDQTAPLSRFGHFLVQFIQDKRDLPFVYLILEISCTLLPLVAVLFWPNLDSRVWWAALAVYMFLTTFYFKGPFGLMLHCTSHRILFKKKYAQFNHYIPWVIGPLFGQTPETYFTHHLGMHHPENNMEHDESSTMDYQRDSILSFGRYLGSFFLVGIPRLAQYFTRNQKPKLRHRLLRGEVVYIVACIGLAFVNLPATFVVLVLPVLVTRAVMMLGNWSQHSFIDANDPGNCYTNSVTCINTKYNHKCWNDGYHISHHLKPALHWTEHPAAFLKDVDKYAQNDAIVFDGIHFLHIFAYLMTRRYDLLARHFVNIGNRYASDAEVISMLKVRTQRIVPVVSSERVAA, encoded by the coding sequence ATGAAGCATTTGGCACCCCTCACTGATCCGGTTTATGACCAGACGGCTCCACTCTCTCGCTTCGGTCACTTTCTAGTACAGTTCATACAAGACAAACGGGATTTGCCCTTTGTGTACCTGATTCTGGAAATATCCTGTACGCTGCTGCCACTAGTAGCCGTACTGTTCTGGCCCAACCTCGACAGCCGAGTGTGGTGGGCGGCGCTGGCCGTGTACATGTTTCTGACCACGTTTTACTTTAAAGGGCCATTTGGGCTGATGCTGCATTGCACCAGCCACCGCATCTTGTTCAAGAAGAAGTACGCTCAATTCAACCACTACATTCCGTGGGTGATTGGGCCCTTGTTCGGGCAAACCCCCGAGACGTACTTCACCCACCACTTGGGCATGCATCACCCCGAGAACAACATGGAGCACGATGAAAGCTCCACGATGGATTATCAGCGTGACTCGATACTCAGCTTTGGCCGCTACTTGGGAAGCTTTTTTCTAGTAGGCATCCCGCGGCTAGCGCAATATTTCACGCGCAACCAGAAGCCAAAGCTGCGGCACCGTCTGCTGCGCGGCGAAGTGGTGTACATTGTGGCATGCATAGGGTTGGCGTTTGTGAATCTACCAGCAACGTTCGTGGTGCTGGTGCTGCCGGTGCTTGTAACGCGGGCGGTGATGATGCTCGGCAACTGGAGCCAGCACTCGTTTATTGATGCCAATGACCCCGGCAACTGCTACACCAATAGCGTAACCTGCATCAACACGAAATACAACCACAAGTGCTGGAACGACGGCTACCACATCAGCCACCACCTCAAGCCTGCGCTGCACTGGACGGAGCACCCCGCCGCCTTCCTAAAAGACGTGGATAAGTACGCGCAGAACGATGCCATTGTGTTCGACGGCATTCATTTCCTGCACATCTTCGCTTACCTCATGACCCGCCGCTACGACCTGCTAGCCCGGCACTTCGTGAACATCGGCAACCGCTATGCTTCCGACGCCGAAGTTATTTCTATGCTTAAGGTCCGTACCCAACGCATAGTGCCAGTGGTGTCATCGGAGCGAGTGGCAGCTTAA
- the dnaE gene encoding DNA polymerase III subunit alpha, translating to MAVFSHLHSHTQYSLLDGQASISALMKKAQADGMPAVALTDHGNMFGAFNFVAEANKYNVKPIVGCEFYMVEDRHKKAFSREKGERDKRYHQLLLAKDQAGYHNLSKLCSMSFIEGVYSKFPRIDKEILLKYHEGLIATSCCIGAEIPQAILFESEAKAEELLKWWLDVFEDDYYIEIQRHGLMNFDGTGKSQEDVNQVLLSLAKKYNVKVICTNDSHYVDQTDFAPHDILLCVNTGEEHSIPVGDFQTQYFRLISQDNKVHYDHLDNLRHLSAQDATIRRQLQRIDEEAQGPKPRARFGFANDQFYFKTQAEMNALFADVPESLDNTNEIVDKITPPKLQRDILLPNFPLPAEHPTADAFLRYLTFKGAFEGEKRRYSERTPEIEERLDYELRVIETMGFAGYFLITQDFINHGRNIGVAVGPGRGSAAGSAVAYCIGITNIDPIKYSLLFERFLNPERVSMPDIDIDFDDVNRQKVIDYVVDKYGKTQVAQIITFGTMAAKSSIKDVSRAMDLALPLANDLVKMVPDQVGTTLAKAFAENQELDMIRRDDAPDNLRGHILRLAEKLEGSVRNTGIHAAGVIIAPDDITKYIPVSTSKDSDLLVTQFDGKVIESAGMLKMDFLGLKTLTIIVDAINLIEQNHGVKIDIDAIPIDDQKTYELYQRGDTIGTFQFESEGMRMYLKDLKPTNIEDLIAMNALYRPGPMQFIPNFINRKHGREPVEYPHELLEPILNYSQGIMVYQEQIMQTAQILAGYSLGGADLLRRAMGKKDMKKMALEREKFTEGAEKLHGIKAKKANEVFDVMEKFAAYGFNRSHSAAYSVVAYQTGYLKAHYPAEYMAAVLTNNMGDIKKVTFFIEEARKQGVAVLGPDVNESILKFNVNKQGQIRFGMAAVKGAGEAAVEEIVTERTKNGPYADIFDFSRRVNLRAVNKKTFESMAQAGAFDSFERYHRRQYIEALSGDQNVIEKAMKVGQQHQAAKESAQQSLFGGGGDMMAIPMPKIQDMELWSPTEKLRREKEVVGFYLSGHPLDDFKLEIDSYCTCGLDKIENYKNRDISVAGLISNVLFKTTKTGHPFVSFNVEDYESSLNLALFRDDYSKFSPLINPRNYDKEQVPPMFIRGKFQQRFRDSDQFEFKIMTMEPLFHVAEKLSNGVRVQLDLRTITEPFMDRFMAAVEESQGSKKLEIKFAEPHEHLAVDTYSRRYRIEPKAFIARMREMEIDACQLI from the coding sequence ATGGCCGTTTTCTCGCACCTGCATTCCCACACCCAATATTCTCTTCTTGATGGCCAGGCCAGCATCAGCGCCCTGATGAAAAAGGCGCAGGCCGATGGCATGCCCGCCGTTGCCCTCACCGACCACGGCAACATGTTCGGAGCCTTCAACTTCGTAGCAGAAGCCAACAAGTACAACGTCAAGCCAATTGTGGGCTGCGAGTTCTACATGGTAGAAGACCGCCACAAGAAGGCCTTCAGCCGCGAAAAAGGCGAACGTGACAAACGCTACCACCAGCTGCTATTAGCCAAAGACCAAGCCGGCTACCATAACCTGAGCAAGCTTTGCTCGATGAGTTTTATCGAAGGCGTGTACTCCAAGTTCCCGCGTATCGACAAAGAGATTCTGCTCAAGTATCACGAGGGCCTGATTGCTACGTCGTGTTGCATTGGCGCTGAAATTCCGCAGGCCATTCTGTTTGAGAGTGAGGCCAAGGCCGAAGAGCTGCTGAAATGGTGGCTGGACGTGTTCGAGGACGATTACTATATCGAGATTCAGCGGCACGGGCTGATGAATTTCGATGGCACCGGCAAGAGCCAGGAAGACGTAAACCAAGTGCTGCTGAGCCTGGCCAAGAAGTATAACGTGAAGGTGATTTGCACCAATGACTCGCACTACGTCGACCAAACCGACTTCGCGCCGCACGACATTTTGCTGTGCGTGAATACCGGCGAGGAGCACAGCATTCCGGTTGGCGACTTCCAAACGCAGTATTTCCGTCTGATTTCGCAGGACAACAAAGTTCACTACGACCACCTCGACAACCTGCGTCATTTGTCGGCGCAGGATGCTACCATCCGTCGCCAGCTTCAGCGCATCGACGAGGAAGCCCAGGGACCCAAGCCTCGGGCCCGCTTCGGTTTCGCCAACGACCAGTTCTACTTCAAGACCCAGGCGGAGATGAACGCCCTCTTCGCCGACGTGCCGGAGAGCTTAGACAACACCAACGAAATTGTAGATAAAATCACGCCGCCCAAGCTGCAGCGCGATATTTTGCTCCCCAACTTTCCGCTCCCGGCCGAACACCCCACTGCCGACGCGTTCCTACGTTACCTCACGTTCAAGGGCGCTTTCGAGGGCGAAAAACGCCGCTACTCCGAGCGCACGCCCGAAATCGAGGAGCGGCTGGACTACGAACTGCGCGTGATTGAGACGATGGGCTTTGCGGGCTACTTCCTCATCACCCAAGACTTCATCAACCACGGCCGCAACATTGGCGTGGCCGTAGGGCCGGGCCGGGGCTCGGCGGCCGGTTCGGCAGTGGCCTACTGCATTGGTATCACCAACATTGACCCCATCAAGTACTCGCTGCTGTTCGAGCGTTTCTTGAATCCGGAGCGCGTGTCCATGCCCGATATTGATATCGACTTCGACGACGTGAACCGTCAGAAAGTCATCGACTACGTGGTGGACAAGTACGGTAAAACGCAGGTCGCTCAGATTATTACCTTCGGTACCATGGCGGCCAAATCGTCTATCAAGGACGTGTCGCGGGCCATGGATCTGGCCTTGCCGCTGGCCAACGACCTGGTGAAAATGGTGCCCGACCAAGTGGGTACTACACTAGCCAAAGCGTTTGCCGAAAACCAGGAACTGGATATGATCCGGCGCGACGATGCGCCCGACAACCTGCGCGGCCATATCCTGCGCCTCGCCGAGAAGCTGGAAGGCTCAGTCCGCAACACCGGCATCCACGCCGCCGGCGTCATCATTGCCCCCGACGACATCACCAAGTACATTCCCGTTTCCACCTCCAAGGATTCGGACCTGCTGGTTACGCAGTTTGATGGCAAGGTGATTGAGAGTGCCGGGATGCTCAAGATGGACTTCCTGGGCTTGAAGACGTTGACTATTATCGTCGATGCCATCAACCTAATTGAGCAGAACCACGGCGTTAAAATCGACATCGACGCTATTCCAATTGACGACCAGAAAACCTACGAGCTCTACCAGCGCGGCGACACCATCGGCACGTTCCAGTTTGAATCCGAGGGTATGCGCATGTACCTCAAGGACCTCAAGCCCACCAACATCGAGGACCTGATTGCCATGAACGCCCTGTACCGGCCGGGCCCGATGCAGTTCATCCCGAACTTCATCAACCGCAAGCACGGCCGCGAACCGGTAGAGTACCCGCACGAGTTGTTAGAGCCCATCCTGAACTACTCGCAGGGCATCATGGTGTACCAGGAGCAGATCATGCAAACGGCCCAGATTCTGGCCGGTTACTCGCTCGGCGGCGCCGACTTGCTGCGCCGCGCCATGGGTAAGAAGGACATGAAAAAGATGGCTCTGGAACGTGAGAAATTCACGGAAGGCGCCGAGAAGCTACACGGTATCAAGGCCAAGAAAGCCAACGAGGTGTTCGACGTGATGGAAAAGTTTGCGGCCTACGGCTTCAACCGCTCCCACTCCGCCGCTTACTCGGTGGTGGCTTACCAGACCGGCTACCTCAAGGCCCACTACCCTGCCGAGTACATGGCCGCCGTGCTCACCAACAACATGGGCGACATCAAGAAGGTGACGTTCTTCATCGAGGAAGCTCGCAAGCAAGGTGTAGCCGTACTCGGTCCCGACGTCAACGAATCTATCTTGAAGTTCAACGTGAACAAGCAGGGCCAGATTCGTTTTGGGATGGCTGCCGTGAAGGGTGCCGGCGAAGCTGCCGTGGAAGAAATTGTGACGGAGCGTACCAAGAACGGTCCGTACGCCGACATTTTCGACTTCTCGCGCCGCGTGAACCTGCGGGCCGTGAACAAGAAAACGTTTGAAAGCATGGCCCAGGCCGGTGCCTTCGACTCGTTCGAGCGCTACCACCGCCGCCAGTACATCGAGGCGCTGAGTGGTGACCAGAACGTCATTGAGAAGGCCATGAAAGTGGGCCAGCAGCACCAAGCAGCTAAAGAATCGGCCCAGCAGAGCCTATTCGGAGGCGGCGGCGACATGATGGCTATTCCCATGCCCAAGATTCAGGACATGGAGCTGTGGAGCCCCACCGAGAAGCTGCGCCGTGAAAAGGAAGTGGTAGGCTTCTACCTGTCCGGTCACCCGCTCGACGACTTCAAGCTGGAAATCGACTCGTACTGCACGTGCGGCCTCGACAAAATTGAGAACTACAAGAACCGCGACATATCGGTGGCTGGGCTGATTTCCAATGTGTTGTTCAAAACCACCAAGACCGGCCACCCCTTCGTGAGCTTCAACGTGGAAGACTACGAATCAAGTTTGAACCTGGCCTTGTTCCGCGACGACTACTCGAAGTTCTCCCCGCTCATCAACCCCCGCAACTACGACAAAGAGCAGGTGCCGCCTATGTTCATCCGCGGCAAGTTCCAGCAGCGTTTCCGCGACTCCGATCAGTTCGAGTTCAAGATCATGACCATGGAGCCGCTGTTCCACGTGGCCGAGAAGCTCTCCAATGGCGTGCGGGTGCAGCTCGATCTGCGCACCATCACCGAGCCCTTCATGGACCGGTTCATGGCCGCGGTAGAGGAAAGCCAGGGCAGCAAAAAGCTGGAAATCAAGTTTGCGGAGCCCCACGAACACTTGGCCGTGGACACTTATTCGCGTCGCTACCGCATCGAGCCGAAAGCGTTCATTGCCCGGATGCGGGAAATGGAAATTGACGCCTGCCAGCTGATTTAA